TCTGAAAGTGCCAGCCCCTGATGTCACTTGTcccaaagccacagaaaattaaagttttggggttttgtttttcctcagctACTTCCCTGGTGGCACAGGGCTGCTCATTGAGGTTAAGGAGGTTTGTTAGGTCGTGGTGATAATTAAGGAATCACTGCGGGAAGCGGGAAGGCCGGCGGGGATGGGCAAGAGGATGGGTGGAGGAGGGCGAGGGCTTGGTGGGGACTTCAGGGGAGCGTTTGCACCCCAGCCCCAATGCCCGACGGACGGCGCTGCCAAAAAAGCTGCTTGCAGGAGCCCAGCCGCAGGTTCCCCGTTTTGGGGTGCCAGGGCCCCTCCATGGGGCACCACCTGCTTCTCCAGCTCGTGCGGAGGCGAAGGGACCCGCAGCGTGGGGACGCCGGCCAGGGGCAACCGGCAGCTGCAAGGACCGAGCGCAGCTGGTTCGTTCCTCGTCCATCGTTTCCGAGCATCGGTTTAGGGACGCCATTTCCCGCAACCCCCTGGCACAGGCGGGATTACAGCTGGTGTCTCACCGCCCCGAGCTCGGCACCAGCCACCCACCGGAGTTCCCACCTCCCTACCTGCGTTTCCagctttctggtttgtttgCCCTTGCACTTGAGCAAACGAGACGCCGGAGACAAAGTTCAACACACATCGCTGCTGCTGGCCAGGTGCctctgcccggccccgctcccgcgcATACCCCCGGCCCTTGGCGAGGTGCTTTAATGCCCGGGGATGGCTCGTGAGCAGGGACGGGCAGAGTTCAGGGGATGCGGTGGGTGATGGCTTTTGGGGCACGCGCCGGAGGGAGGGTGCAGGAAAGCGAAATGCCGGGGTGGCGGGTGGTAGCTTTTGCATGCCCGGAGGGAAGGCTCTGCAAGGCGAATGCGGAACCATCAGGTTTGCGGGAGGCTTCTTGTTCAGCTGGTTTGGGAGCGGCTCGCCAGGTTACGCGGCTCGCCGAGGGCCGGCACGGGTCCCACCGCTCGCTCGGCACTCGCTTCTGCAGCGTGGCCGGGAGTTCGAGGGCTCGGTGGCTGCTTGCCAACAGCCTGAAGCAATTCCTGTAAGAGCACGAACAGGCTGTTTGCATCCTCGGAGCACTGCTGCCCCGCTCTTACACACTGCCGGGCGGCAGCTCCCGAATCGGGTGGATTTACCCCGGAAAAAGGGCTTTGCTCTCCCCGCTTTCGGAGTGCCCCTGTGCTGGCTGTCCCACCTGTGCCGGATTTGGCTGGGCTGGCGTGGTGCTGGCAGGCACGGCGGCGGCCCGCGAGCTGGGCGGGCAGCGAGCAGCCCTCTTTGCAACTGGGAGCCTGCGCTTGTTTGCTCTTACAGGAAGAAGCGGAGGAGCAAATGATTCACGAGGAAGCTGGTGCCAAGGATCCTGCAATAAATACCGTTGTGTTTTGCCGGTGGGATTTCTGACATCTTACTCATAAGCACAGCTTCTTGGCAGAGGTCTGATGTTcttgggaagaggaggaaaaaaaaaaaaaaagggcttttttcccTATCCTCGTAGGGTCCCAGCCCCGAGGACCTGAGCCTGCCAAGGGCGAGGAGCGCAAAGGCTTCCAGCAAGCCGGGGAAAGGGGGAGCCAAGCCAACCGCGTACTTGAAGCTCTGTCAAGTGGGCTTCAGCCAGGATTTTTCGTGGGGTCTTGCCTGGGCATCGCCGAAGCCGGGCAGCCGAATGCCACGTGCCGGCAGCCGCGGAGGCGCGAGGATCGCTGCCCGCTTCCCAGCCAGCCGTTACATCCAGGCCGCGGGGACGGCTGGCGTGAAGGCTCGATGCTGAAAAAGCgttggaggggaggagaagccCCCCTCGCTTCACCCCAaaagcagccctgcctggctggcGTCCCCACCAGCGGCGGCCCCAGCGCCGCCCCATCTCTCGGGGCCGAGTTGGACGGCGCTCTCCCACAGCACGGCGCTTTGGGATGGAGCCACACCACCCACAGCTTCCCCTTCCCGCTGGAAGTCTCTCCCAGCTTCCGCTGCCCCGCACGTGGCTGCACAGAGCCGTGTTCCAGCTCATCTTGCACAGccctgtcccgtcccccccgccaAAATCACCCAAAATCAAGCTTGCTCTCGGCTCCGCTTGCTGCTCCCCCCCCGAGGGTCGGTGAGGATGGGGATGCTCCCGGTGAGGATGGGGATGCTCCTGGTGACACCCCAGCAAAGATGAGGTGCTGCCCGCACCCTCGGGGTGAGCCTCACAAGCGCTCCGCGTCCCGAACACAGGCCTCTTCCCCACGAGTACCCGCGCTCACGGAGCCGGGCGCATCCTTGAGCATCATCCCTGCACCGCTCCGTGCCAAGGGACAACTTCCCTCTCCAGGCGCGTCCCAAGGGTGGACGCCGTTTCTCATCCGGCCAAGCCAGGGCGGGGGGACACCCCCAAACCACTCCCTGCCAAAATGAAACTGAGCCGGGggtaaaagcaaaaagaaacctTTATTTGAACCAGGTTTTCTCCAAACTTCTCCTTAGGACTATTCTTAGAGGCACGTGGGGCTACAAAACCAGAGTGAAGCGGCAAGCGGAGAAGCACGGTTGCCCTATGCTACGGCCAGTTTTTGGGTGCTCGGCTCCTGCCAGAGGAGAGGTCTCCAGGCACTTCCAGCAAGGCCAACGAGGGCGGCCATCAGAGGGGGCTCTGCAGGGGCTTTGAGCGGTGAGGAAAGCGGGACAGGAGCCCAGCGGGCttcggggggctgcagggaggacaTCCCGCCCCGCTCCGAGGGGCGACGGGACTCCGAGCAGACGCAGCACGGGATGCTCTGCCCGTGGAGCCAGGGAAGGGCTAAGTGGGGCCGAAGGAGTTGTATTCTGGCTCATGGTGGAAGACGTTCATCAGGGCGATGGTGCCGGTAGCGATCAGGACGATGATGAGGATGACGAGGAGGATGTTTAGCACCAGGGCGGTGATGTTCAGGTACTTGGCGGTGGAGCCGTAGCTGAGCGCCCCGCTGTAGTCGCCGAGGACTTTGCGGTCCCTGGactggggggaggcagaggggaagagTCAGTGGGGTTGGAGGGAGCCAGCGGAGGGGGACGCCCCGGGGGGACCCGGGCTGCAGCCGGGTGGGAGAGGCGCTGGGGGGGCCGTGCAAGCCCGAGCTGCTGCGCTGGGCTGAGCCCCCTCCCCCGTAGCACCAGGGGTATGCTGGGGTGCcagtgcccccactgcccccaacCCCAGCCTTCTCCAGAGCTTCCAGCCAGCACcggggctctggggggggcaggggtccATGGGGTGGGGGCTTTGGGGGTTCCATTGGGCATCCGCGGGTTTGAGGCTCTGTGAGGTCCATGGAGCtacctggggctgggggctctggggggtccatggggctcctggcttgggggctcTGTGGGGTGCCTTGAGCACCCCGGGGttggggctctgggggtccatgggggctctggggggtccATTGGGCACCCCGGGGttggggctctgggggtccacaggggctctgggggtccaTGGGGGCTCTGTGGGGAGCTTCGGGCACCCCGGGGttggggctctgggggtccacaggggctctgggggtccatgggggctctggggggtccATTGGGCACCCCGGGGTTGGGGCTCCGGAGGGTCcatgggggctctggggggtccatgggggcaccccggggttggggctctgggggtccatgggggctctggggggtccatgggggcaccccggggttggggctctgggggtccatgggggctctggggggtccATTGGGCACCCCGGGGTTGGTGCTCCAGGGGCTCCATGGGTATCCCCGGGGttggggctctgggggtccATGGGGACTGTGGGGGGTCCATGGGTCTCTCTGGGGttggggctctgggggtccATGGGGACTCTGGGGGGTCCATGGGTCTCTCTGGGGttggggctctgggggtccatgggggctctgggggtccaTGGGGCTCTGGGGGGTCCATGGGGACTCTGGGGGGTCCATTGGGCACCCTGGGGTTGGGGCTCTGGGGGGTCCatggggctctgggggtccatgggggctctggggggtccATGGGGCTCTCTGGGGttggggctctgggggtccatgggggctctgggggtccaTGGAGCTCTCTGGGGTTGGGGCTCTGGGGGGTCcatgggggctctgggggtccatggggctctgggggtccACGGGGCTCTGGGGGGTCCACGGGTCTCCCTGGCGCTGGGGGCTCCgaggagccccccggggccgccccgacCCCTCCACCCAGCCGAgggccgggctccccccgccctccctccgCCCCCCGTGCGTCCCCGGGCGGGACCCCCCGACCTTGACGGAGAAGACGAGCGCCATGAAGCCCAGGCAGCAGACGTTGGCGTACAGCGTCGTGCAGAGGGACCAGGCCAGGTGGtcgcgggggggcggcggcggcggccccggctccACCGCCACCACCGTGCTCCGCGGCAGCCCCTCCATGTCCAACCCCTCCGGCAGCGGCTCGTAGGGTGGCAACCGGTCTCCCCGCGTTAGCGACCGCTCCATCCCGGGCGGCTTCGGcgctgcggcgggcggggaggaggcgggcGTCCGGCCGTGGTTTCGTTTACTCGAGACCGCGGATGGGacggggcggggccggcccctcCGGGCACCCCTtggcgggggggagaggagggcccCGGCCTGGCCTTGGGCCGGTTGGGGCTGGCAGGCCGCGGGGTTCGCGCTGGGGAGGGGTgcggggcgaggcgggcgcCATTCGGGCCCGCAAGGCCGCCGCGGCTGCTGGCCCCGCCGGCGAGCGGGCCgggggcacgaggagccggGGTGGCGGACCCCGGCCATGCCCCACGCTCAGGGCATCGTCCTCCgcgtgcagggctggggggagaaggcggcggcggcggggacggccAGAGCCACGATATTCGCCCTCCCCAGTCGCCATTACGCAAGATGGAGCCCGGCTTCCCGGGGATGGCCGAAcacccgcccgcccgcgggaAGCACGGCAACGAATCCTTTGCGTTGCTCCGGCTGCAagcacggcttttgctttacttattaaagcgcctttatctcaacccgcAAGTTTTCTCACCTTCACACTTCCGACTCTCTCCCCCTTCCCGCGgggtggggctgagctgctcgCCGGCTTCGGCAGCGGCAGCCCGTCTTGGCGCCCAGCGTGGGGCCCGAAGGGTTCAAGGTGGCGACAGGTTTCCGGAAAACGCTCGCTCGCGTTTATGGCCGTTACCGCTGTTTAGCCATTAATGGGCCCGCTCCTGCGCCGGCCGCCGGGCTCGCTCGCCTCGCTCTGTCTTTGAGCCTGGcgcgctcggcggcggcggcggcggcggcagcggcttCTCCCTTTCGCCGCTTTGCCGTCTTGCCGTCCCGCTCATCATCCGGCGCTGCCGTGCCTTGGGAGCGTTGTGATAACGGCGGTGGCGATGCGCCTGGGCTGGCAGGCGGCCAGGGCGTCGCGGCGGGCTCTGCGCTGCTCTGcttggacaggctggagctCCCAGCGCGAGCTCGAGCCGAAGGACAAGGCCACGGGGCAGGCGTCTGCGGCCGCGGATAAGCCCACGCCAGAGGAAATACGTCTCAAAGCGTCTGTGGCCGTGGTTAtgtctgtgccacagcaggtgCAGCTCTGAAGAGGTTGTGGCCCAAGGGTAAGTCCACGCTGGGGAAGGTACACCTCGAAGCATCTGCGGCTCTGCATGAGGtcaggctggagcacctcaaagcgTTATGGCCGTGGATgagcccacagcagagcagggacgcccctggagggactgcagccatgggtaaggccacgctggagcaggtttactCCTGAAGGGACTGGCTGTGGGtaaggccacgctggagcaggtctgTCTCTGAAGGCGTcgtggcccatggagaaggccacgCTGGAGCGGGTCTATCTCTGAAGGCGTCGTGGCCCATGGAGGAGGCCACGCTGGAGGAGGCCACGCTGGAGAAGGCCACGCTGGAGTGGGTCTCTCTCTGAAGGCATcgtggcccatggagaaggccacgctggagcaggtctATCTCTGAAGGCGTCatggcccatggagaaggccacgctggagcaggtctATCTCTGAAGGCATCGTGGCCCGTGGAGAAGGCCACGCTGCCACGCTGGAGCGGGTCTATCTCTGAAGGTGTcgtggcccatggagaaggccacgctggagcaggtctatctctgaaggcatcgtggcccatggagaaggccacgCTGGAGAAGGCCACGCTGGAGTGGGTCTATCTCTGAAGGTGTcgtggcccatggagaagaccacgctggagcaggtctATCTCTGAAGGTGTCGTGGCCTGTGGAGAAGGCCATGCTGCCACGCTGGAGCGGGTCTATCTCTGAAGGCATcgtggcccatggagaaggccacgctggagcaggtcgATCTCTGAAGGTGTcgtggcccatggagaaggccacgCTGGAGCGGGTCTATCTCTGAAGGTGTcgtggcccatggagaaggccacgctggagcaggtcgATCTCTGAAGGCGTcgtggcccatggagaaggccacgCTGGAGCGGGTCGATCTCTGAAGGCGTcgtggcccatggagaaggccacgctggagcaggtctATCTCTGAAGGCATCGTGGCCCGTGGAGAAGGCCACGCTGCCACGCTGGAGCGGGTCTATCTCTGAAGGTGTcgtggcccatggagaaggccacgctggagcaggtctgTCTCTGAAGGCGTcgtggcccatggagaaggccacgctggagcgggtctatctctgaaggcatcgtggcccatggagaaggcaACGCTGGAGAAGGCCACGCTGGAGTGGGTCTCTCTCTGAAGGCGTCGTGGCCCATGGAGgaggccatgctggagcaggtctaTCTCTGAAGGCGTCGTGGCCCGTGGAGAAGGCCACGCtgccacgctggagcaggtctATCTCTGAAGGCGTCGTGGCCCGTGGAGGAGGCCACGCTGGAGCGGGTCTATCTCTGAAGGCGCCGTGGCCCGTGGAGGAGGCCACGCTGGAGCGGGTCTATCTCTGAAGGCGCCGTGGCCCCTGGAGGAGGCCACGCTGGAGCGGGTCTATCTCTGAAGGCGCCGTGGCCCGTGGAGGAGGCCACGCTGGAGCGGGTCTATCTCTGAAGGCGCCGTGGCCCGTGGAGGAGGCCACGCTGGAGCGGGTCTATCTCTGAAGGCGCCGTGGCCCGTGGAGgaggccacgctggagcaggcgcACCTCAAAGTGACTGTGGTGTTGGATAAGTCTATGCCACAGCAGGTATAGCCCTGGAGAGATGGTGGCTCATGGATAACTCTCCACTcggagcaggtacacccctaagggactgcagtTTATGGATAagtccaagctggagcaggggcaaggggaggagttcattgcaatgttaaaccccATGGTCTGGTCCCAAGGTgccaggggtggagattgtaatggaaaCACCTTTAAACTGTTGTAACCCATGATTTGAATTGCATGTTGtaggaattactatagcaggaaccacctgaaccCACGGAGGAGAAGCCTTACAAGCAGCAGTGCAAGCGCAGCAGTGACCCGACCcgagctggctttggtgcccagtaacTCCGTGCCGCACACCACCCCTCCTGTCCTGCGTGACCGCCGTAACTGATGGAGCCCGAAGCCAgggactaaatgaactcagtggacattttgCGGGTATCTgtggacattttacagacaCTTTACAGGGGTGGTCCATAGCCTAGGGGGATGATGTCCGTGTattatatcaaaggatgggaaggggggTGGTGGTTAACGAGGATGTATTGGATAGTGTGGGACCTGAGCGTGACGTAaggtatggaataaggggtggaggatgtgctgggtttggctgggatagagttgattttcttcttagtagctcATATGGGGCTATGgcttggatttgtgctggaaacagtgttggtaaccCAGGGATGTTTCGTTCTTGCTGAGCAGCGCTCACACAGAGCCAAGGctgtttctgctcctcacccaccccagcagcgagcaggctggggggcccaaggaactgggaggggacacggccgggacagctgacccccacTGACCAAGGGATGTCCCACACCGTACGGCGTCGTGCTCGGCAcgtagagctgggggaagaagaaggaagggggggacgtgcggagtgatggcgtttggctgcccaagtcaccgttacgcgtgctggagccctgctttcccagggatggctgagcacctgcctgcccatgggaagcagggaatgaattccttgatCTGCTTTGCTTGCGcgtgcggcttttgctttacctcttAAACTGTCTTGatctcagcccacgagttttctcacttttgctcttatgattctctgccccatcccaccgggggggagtgagtgagcggctgtgtggggctccgctgccggctggggttaaaccacgacaccccttctttcccctcttctttctttgttcccTGCTTTCCTTGTCCCcttctttgccttctttttctttgctcccTTCTTTGCCCGccttgtttcttccttcttgctttACCCCATTCTTTCCCCCTTCATTACCCCCTTCTCTCCTTGTCCCCTTCTTTACCCCCTTCTTTGccctctttttctttgcccCCTTCTTTCCTTGTCCCTTTCTTTGTCCCCTTCTTTGTCCCCTCCCGGGGTTGCTGTCTGGGGTCAACTGCGAGTGTTTTGGGGTGCTTGGTGAAGAAACCCTAAATAAGGTCCCTGCCACACGGCGCTGGGaaccccccttccctccctgcttgcAGCCCCAAACCCCAGCTCCCCGCTGCCGGCAGTTTGGATTTTTGGTGTGTGCAAGCGGTCGAGGCTGATGGGGTACACCTTCTCGTCCCCTGAAATTTCTAGCTCCATTGAGGAGAAGGGCTTTTGGCAGAAGCAGCCCAGGATTTTTGCACGGTGTGGATCGCCACTCCCCCGATTTTTTGGAGGAGGGTTCTTCCTGGAACCCTCATCAAGGCAGGGCCAAGCACATTGCTGGAATGGGGTGCTCGGCACAGGGAGGCAGGATGTCATGCGAAGGGCTTGGGCTTGTTCCTGCCTGTGAAATCCCCGAAATCCCGCTGGTGGGGGCAGAGAGCGGATTTGGGCAGCACCCGGGCAGGCTGCGGCTGGCTGCGAGCTCGTCCCCTCCGGCTCTGTCACCAATAAG
The Pelecanus crispus isolate bPelCri1 chromosome 6, bPelCri1.pri, whole genome shotgun sequence DNA segment above includes these coding regions:
- the LOC104036789 gene encoding dispanin subfamily A member 2b-like gives rise to the protein MERSLTRGDRLPPYEPLPEGLDMEGLPRSTVVAVEPGPPPPPPRDHLAWSLCTTLYANVCCLGFMALVFSVKSRDRKVLGDYSGALSYGSTAKYLNITALVLNILLVILIIVLIATGTIALMNVFHHEPEYNSFGPT